GAATCAGCACTCTTCCATCCTTAAATACAACCACTCTGGCCTGATCGATCGAAAATGAGAGCAAATAAGGATTGCTCTCTACATTGATACCTTGAGAGACCAGGGATTTTTCCAGATAAGCAACATCCATATCTTGAAGGGCTGAAGGCCGGATTTGAACGGTATCCCTCCCGCAAAGCAGGGCTGTTTTTGTCTGATTTCTGTAGTCCAGGAAGGGATAAACTGGATCAGTCCCGCACGATAAGCACTGCGGATTCTTTAATGTAGAAACATTAACAGAACTAAAATGATTTTTCCATACATCAAAAGAAACAAGTGTCCCGCGTAAGGATTCAAAGCCTTCTGCCAATATCTTTAATGCTTCAGCAGACTGGTGAGCCGCAGCCATTTGAATAGCAGGCTGAATAACACCAGCCGTATCGCAGGTAATTCCCCCAATGGCAATTTGTCCATCAGGCAATTCAGGCACGGTGTCACCCCAGGCAAGATGGTATAGCTTAAACCATAGCTCCCCACACAGCCTCCATATATCCAGGGAATCCGGTGCTTTTGAGATATATCATTGATCAGAAAGCGAATGTCAAAATTATCTGTTGAGTCAATGATTAAATCAACACCCTTAACCAGCTCTTCAATTTCCTGTACTCCTACATCCATAACCCGGGGGATAACTTGCACCTCAGAATTGATGACTTTTAGGCGGTTAGCCGCCGCTATCGCCTTTGGCACTTTTCGTACAGCGTCCTCTTCACAATAAAGCTGCTGGCGCTGCAGGTTGCTCCACTCCACATAATCCCGGTCGGCAATGGTTAATTTGCCGACACCTGCCCTTGTGAGGGTTTCTGCATTCGCAGCCCCTAATGCACCAGCCCCTATGATTAAAACATGTTTTTCCCTAAGCCTTTTCTGGCCTTCTTTGCCAATGGGAGGGAATAACATCTGGCGGGAGTATCGCTCATTCAACTAAAAATCATTCCTTCCGCCGGGCTGCTTGCTGATGCATAACGTTTTTGGGGCATCCTGCCTGCTTCATAGCCCAATCGCCCTGCTTCAATGGCCAGTTTCATTGCTTGTGCCATTTTAACAGGGTCTTTTGCAGAGGAAACAGCCGTATTTAATAAGACTCCATCTGCTCCCAGCTCCATTGCCAATGCCGCATCTGCCGGGCTCCCAATTCCAGCATCCACAATAATCGGGACTGCAGCCTGCTGAATAATAAATTGGAGATTAACAGGGTTGATAATTCCCTGCCCGGAACCAATTGGCGAAGCACAAGGCATGACCGCGTGGCAGCCCAGTTCTTCCAGCTTTCTGGCAAGCACAACATCATCAGAAGTATACGGCAGGACAATAAATCCCTCGTATAATAGGATTTCCGCCGCTTTTAGTGTTTCTACCGGATCAGGCAAAAGTGTTTTTCTGCAGCCGATTACCTCAACCTTTATCATGTCGCACAGCCCGGAAGCTTTGGATAGCCTGGCAATCCGCACAGCTTCCTCGGCTGTCTTTGCTCCGGCCGTATTAGGCAGTAATTTATATTTCTTTAAATCCAGCTTTTCCAAAAAGTTGGGCTGGTTCGCTTCGAAAATGTTCATACGGCGTACAGCAAACGTAAGCACCTCTGTTTCAGAAGCTTCTACAGCTTCCTTTTGCACATCAAAGTTTGGATATTTTCCTGTTCCGAGCAGCAGCCTGGAGTTAAATTCATAAGGTCCAATTTTCAACAAATCATCCGCCTCCTACAAAGTGTACAATTTCGATTCGATCCCCATCTGTCAGAATGGTTTCAGCATGCGTGGATTTATCCAAAATACGCTGGTTTAGTTCGACAATGACTACCTTTTTCTCCAAATGAAAGTGCTCGAGCAGGCGTGAAACAGAATTAACTGTTTCCGGCAGCACCATAGCATCTCCGTTAATGACAATATTCATAAAAGCACCCCTTTTGACGAATGGACTAAACCTTCAAGACGGGACAGCCCAAATGGGTTAGGCTGCTCCGTTTTTCCTTCGAGGATGTCTGCCATCAGTACGCCTGTTGCCGGGGCAAGGAGGATTCCATTCCGAAAATGGCCGGCCGCAATATATAACCCTCTATAAACAGGATGTTCTCCTAAAAAAGGCTGGCCATCAGCCGATTGCGGACGAATTCCTGTCCAGGCCCGCTCCCATTCAGCCTTCGCTATATCCGGAACAAGGTTTTGCGCCTTTTCCATCAGCGAGGATATCCCCTCAAGGGTCACCTTCTCATCAAATGAATTGACCTTAACGGTCGCTCCAACTACTAATCTCCCAGATTGCTTCGGAACGATATAGCATCCATGTGAAAAGATCGTCCCTTGTACAAGCGGTTTTTCAGGTATCACCGAGAAGCACTCGCCTTTAACCGGGATAATGGGCAGCGAAAGGCCCGTTCTTTCAAGAATTCCCCTGCTCCATGCCCCGGAAGCAACAATAACGGAATCTGCCAAAAATTCTCCCTGGCTGGTTCTGACCCCATAAACCTTTTCATCTTTTAAAATAAAATCTGATACATGTGTATACTCATATATTTCTGCGCCAAGGGCTATTGAAGCTTTTGCAAAGGCAAGGGACAATTCATATGCCTGAACCTGTCCGTCATTCGGTATATACATGGCCCCCCTCAATTTATTTGATACGAATGGTTCACGTTTGATCAGGTCATCAATCGAAAACCATTCGGCCTGCTCACCCGCTTTTTGCTGGCTTTCTATCAATCTTTTTAATGTCTGCCCCTCCTCTTTATTAGCCGCCACTTTATATACACCCTTATTTTGATAGCCAATATGCACTTGTGATAAATCTTCCAGTTCAGGAATCAGGATCCGGTACATGGAGCGGCTTTTGCATGCCAGCTGAAATAGCGGGCCGTCTTCAGCCAGTTCCGTTTGGGCTCCTAAAATTCCAGCTGCCGCTCCGGAAGCCTTGCCGGCTATTTTACCCTTATCCAAAACGGCCACTTTATACCCTCTTTTAGCCAATTGAAAAGCAATGGAGCTTCCGTTAATGCCACCGCCAACTATAACGGCGTCATAAATTTTCCTCATTTTTTCCCCTCCTCATTTAACTTTTTTGAAAAGAGCTTCGCTGCCTCTGCAGGGTCCTTTGCCTGCAAAATCCCTGACATTACAGCAATGCCATCTGCCCCCGCCTCCAAGACCTCAGGGACTCTCTCTGGTTTAATGCCTCCAATTGCCATTACCGGAATTTCTACTGCCTTTTTAAGAGCCTCCAGTGACCCAGTGCCCCTTGGCGGGATTCCCTTCTTGGAGTCGGTTTCAAATATGTGCCCAAACAGGATATAATCAGCCCCCTGTTTTGCAGCCTCTTCTGCTTCTTCAGAAGAATGTACGGAACATCCGATGGGCATATCTAGAAAATGCGTTTTGACAACACGGACTGGAAGGCTGTGAAAAGCAAGATGGGCACCTGTTTTACATGCCCATGCAACATCCACCCGATCATTTATAACAATTTTATGAATGGGGATTCCCTCATTACAAAGCAGCTTAACTCCTTCATATAGCTCCCTTGAGGTTCGATGCTTTTCCCTCAAGTGGAACCTGTCTGCAAAGGGTTCCACTTCACCTGCTATCTCAGCAAAAGCCTCTAGAGATAGCTTTCCATCTGATATAACATGCAGCTGTTTCCTCATAGCGATAACTCCCCTGTTTTTTTATGCTTTTAGCAAATTAAAAACCACCTTCTAAATAGAAAGTGGCTGTACGGGGCTTATGAATATAGCCCCGATACTCCACTTCCCTACGCTGGTATGCCAGATCAGGTTCCAAGGGTTTTAAAGCTTTTGCTTTAATCTCAGCCTGCAAACGGCACCCCCAGCAGATATAATTACTATTAAATTTCTAAAATACTATTTTTACTGATAAATACTTCCCCCGGTTTTTTTAAATTCCTCAGCTTTTTCTTCCAAGCCCTTCTGTATCGCTTCGTCCGTGTCAAGCTTATTCTCTTTTGCATAATTCCGGATATCCTGCGAAATTCTCATGCTGCAGAATTTTGGCCCGCACATGGAACAGAAGTGAGCTGTTTTAGCCCCTTCAGCCGGCAATGTCTCATCATGGTATTCCAATGCGCGTTCAGGATCAAGCGACAGATTGAATTGATCCCTCCAGCGGAATTCAAACCGGGCTTTTGACAGGGCATCATCTCTTTTTTGTGCTCCCGGGTGGCCCTTTGCCAGATCTGCAGCATGCGCTGCAATTTTATAAGTAATGACACCCTCGCGTACATCATCTCTATTTGGCAAACCCAAATGTTCTTTAGGAGTAACATAGCAAAGCATTGCCGTACCATACCAGCCTATCATGGCAGCCCCGATTGCAGAGGTAATGTGGTCATATCCTGGAGCTATATCTGTTGTTAGGGGCCCAAGTGTATAAAATGGCGCTTCCTTGCAGATCTCCAATTGTTTATCCATATTCTCTTTAATTAAATGCATTGGAACATGGCCAGGTCCCTCCACCATTACCTGTACATCGTGTTCCCATGCAATTTTCGTCAACTCCCCAAGTGTCTCGAGCTCTGCAAATTGAGCCTCGTCATTGGCATCTGCAATCGATCCCGGGCGCAGCCCATCCCCGAGTGAGAAGGCCACATCATAGGCTTTCATGATCTCGCAGATTTCTTCAAAATGTGTATATAAAAAGTTTTCTTTATGATGATGCAAACACCATTGGGCCATAATGGATCCGCCCCTCGATACAATTCCGGTTAAGCGTTTTGCCGACAGCGGAACATACCTCAAAAGGACACCTGCATGAATGGTAAAGTAGTCAACCCCCTGCTCAGCTTGTTCGATTAAGGTATCTCTGTAAACTTCCCACGTAAGATCCTCGGCAATGCCATTAACTTTTTCAAGTGCCTGATAAATTGGCACGGTGCCGACCGGAACGGCAGAGTTCCTGATAATCCATTCACGTGTGGTATGAATATTTTTGCCTGTAGATAGATCCATGATCGTGTCTGCTCCCCATCGAGTAGCCCAGGTCATTTTTTCTACCTCTTCCTCAATAGAGGATGAAACAGCAGAATTTCCAATGTTCGCATTAATTTTTACGTGGAAATTCCTTCCGATGATCATCGGCTCTGTCTCAGGATGATTGATATTGGAAGGAATGATTGCCCGCCCTCTTGCTACTTCAGACCGCACAAATTCCGGATCCATATTTTCCCGAATGGCTATATACTCCATCTCAGGAGTAATGATCCCCTTTTTTGCATAGTGAAGCTGGGTAACATTCTTTCCTTTTTTTGCTCTCAATGGCTTGCGGGATAAGCCAGGAAAAACTTTATGATTAGCACGCGGATCATGTTCATCGCGGTACCCATTATCCTCGGGCTTTATTTTCCGCCCATCATACTCTTCAACATCCCCGCGTTCATGAATCCACCGGCTTCTCAGAGCAGGAAGCCCTTTTTTAGATCTGCCGTATATTGAGGATCCGTATAAGGTCCGCTCGTATCATATACTCGAACCGGCTCATTGATTTCCTCTCCAAAAGTTCCGGAAGTAGGACTTAACTCTATCTCACGCATTGGAACCTTTATATCAGGCCTGGATCCCTCCACATAGACTTTTTTGCTGCCAGTAAAGCACGACATAATGGAAATGCTCTTTTGATTTAATGAACTTGCCGTCATTGATCATCTCTCCCTTATAAAAATATAAGGACGAGACCTGGAACCAAGGAAGTGCCAGATATGTAAAAAAGCCGGTCCACATAAAGATGGACCGGCTAACCGAAGATGTCTTTGCACAAAGAAACTTTTGCACATTCTAACTTCCCCACGCTGGTATGATCCAGATCAGGTCCAAAGAGTCAAGAAACTTTAGCGCGTTTCTTTCTCAGCCCAAGCTATTGGGCACCCCTAGTTATTGCTATTAAATTCAATTTTAGTATACAGAATTGCGGAAACAAATGAAAGGAATTATTTCAGAATTCTGTCAGATGAAAAATTTTGCCTTTATTCTGCTCCTTACCCCGTTTTCCTTAATTCAATTTTTTTACTTCTGAATGAATATCAAAAACGCCTGTCAGCGGCAGACGTTTTCCGTGAATTATGCGGGTTAGTTCCCGTCAGACTCCTCATCATTCATATCCATATCACTTTCATCCATACTCTCTTCATCCTGTGGTGATTCTTCATTCATGCCGGGCTCCTCCATATCAGATTCTTCTGATGTGCCAGGATCCTGCATTTCATTATCTTCATTATTGTTTTCTTCCATCTGATTATCTTCCAATTCCACATCTTCCGTTTCCGGCGGCGGATCTTGTTCATCCGTTCCGCATCCTGCCAACAATAATCCTGCACTCAATGGAACTGATAGCCATAGCTTCTTATAATTCATGTATTGTCATCTCCTTTTGCAGTATTATGTTTCTTTAAGACCTTACCCTTTTAGCAGGAGGCCAAACTTTTCTGATCCTTAATAGCCCACCATCCGATTAAATCCCTGATATCTGCAAATACTATCCCTGCCACAAATACTGGAGGATGAATGATGAGAGTACTTTTCACCCTTATTTTATTTAGCTTCCTGGGAATGCCTCTATTCAGCGGACAGCCCGCTGAAAAAGAACAAGGGGATCAGCAGGGTCTTTCGGAAGAATATCACGGCCATGTTGAAGAACGTACAGAAGCACCATACAAGCAAATTCAATTGCTGGGCATTAATGATTTCCATGGGCAGCTGAATGTCACTCGGCAGGTTAACGGCAGACCGGCAGGACGCGCTGATTACCTCGCTGCCTATTTGCGGCAGCGTGCTTCTGAAAATAAAAACACCCTTTTGCTGCATGCTGGCGACATGATTGGAGCTAGCCCGCCAGTATCCGCTCTTCTGCGGGATGAACCGACTATTGAATTTTTGAATAAGATGGGGTTTGATATCGGAACTATCGGTAATCATGAATTTGATCGAGGATCTGATGAACTGCTTCGCCTGCTAAGTGGCAGCAGCCCTTCAGCGGCAAAAGTTTATTCCGGTTCCCATTTCCCATGGATTGCAGCCAATGTCATCAGTCAAAAGTCAGGCAAGCCCTTTCTTCCTCCATATAAAATAGTAAACGTTAGCGGGATCCCAATTGGATTTATCGGAGTCATCACGAAAGAAACATCGGCTATTACCGCGCCAAACAGTGTGAAAGATCTGATCTTCACCGATGAAGCTGAAGCCATCAACAAGTATGCCCGAGAACTTAAAAAACAAGGAGTAAGAGCCATTGTGGTACTAGCGCATGTTCCTGGAAAATCAGAACCAAATGGTGAGCATGCAAGAGGCCCGTTAATAGAGTTGGCCCATCAGGCGGATGACGAAGTGGACATTATTTTCGGAGGCCATAGTCATGCCTATCTGAACAGTGTGGTAGATGGAAAGCTTCTTGTGCAGGCCTACTCATATGGCACTGCCTTTTCTGATGTAGATATAGAAATAGATCCCCAGACAAAGGATATTGTCCGCAAACACGCTGAAATTGTGAATGTTTTTCAAGAGAATATCCAGCCCGCAAGCGACATAACCAGGATGATCGAGAGCTATGAAAGAAAAGTTGAACCCTCGGTGAACAGATATATTGGCACTGCTGCCATTCCAATCACAGCCGAACAAAACAGAAGCGGTGAATCAGCCCTGGGCAATCTTATTGCCGATTCCCAGCGGGCAGTGATGAACACAGATTTCGCTTTCATCAATCCGGGAGGAATCCGGGCAAACATTGACGCCGGCAGAGTTACATGGGGAAACTTATATGTCGTCCTCCCCTTCAGCAATCACCTTGTCAAAATGAACCTAACAGGCAGCCAAATTCGTGATGTCCTTAATCAGCAATGGCAGCCAAATTCAACAAGAATTCTTCAGATTTCCGGCTTCTCTTATTCCTGGTATGACAGCCAGCCTTCCGGTGAAAAAGTAAAAGATATTTATCTTCCTGACGGAACAAAATTGGATTCGGACAAGATCTATTCGGTCACTGTAAATACCTATCTCGCTGATGGCGGAGACAATTTTACAGTATTCCGAAAAGGGACGAACAGAGTGACCGGACCAAGTGATATAGATGCACTAGTGGACTATATACAGAATTCAGCACAGCCATTCAGCTCCGCGATTGAGGGACGCATAAAAAGAATAGACTGAAAAAGGACAGCTCGGGGACTGTCCTTTTTTCTTGTTCATTTAATACTAACAGCAGGATCGACATCATATCCTTCTATTAGGATCAGAAAGAAAGGAATAGGATAATGAAAAAGTATATTTATTTTCTCATGCTGTTCGGCGTCTTTTTTCCATTTTTTCATAAGACAGCCATTGTTTTTGAAAACTGGAGATTGTGTACAAATACATCCAAATTGATAGGGATCCAGCTTTATGGACTGGATTCAATGAGAAACCTTCTAATATCATCACTGGCGGCCCTGGTTGCTTTCTTTTTCACCCAGCTATTTATTGTGTGGGACAAAAAACATAAAAGTTCTTAAACATATGAATTGAAGCCTATTCATAAACCGTAAATTGCGGTTTAGTCGGATGGTCAATGACAAGAGCATCATTTGGAAATTTTAAGAGCTTTTTATACAAAACAAGGTCTCCAAAACATCCAACTGTCAATATCGCCCCTAATATCGATAATCCAGGCATATTCAGTACAATTCCAAGAACAAGGGGCAATAAGCCAGTCGGAATGAATGGCAGCATTAAAACCTTTTTCATTTGCTGAACCGTCACTGGCTGTTTAGCATGAGCATAGGCCACACCCAATTTCAAATTGACTCCCCAGGACATTTCGCTCCATGGGACACCGCCAATATAGCGGAAACCTGCCAAATGGATGGCTTCATGCAAGATAACGATAACG
This window of the Cytobacillus pseudoceanisediminis genome carries:
- a CDS encoding thiazole synthase, which translates into the protein MLKIGPYEFNSRLLLGTGKYPNFDVQKEAVEASETEVLTFAVRRMNIFEANQPNFLEKLDLKKYKLLPNTAGAKTAEEAVRIARLSKASGLCDMIKVEVIGCRKTLLPDPVETLKAAEILLYEGFIVLPYTSDDVVLARKLEELGCHAVMPCASPIGSGQGIINPVNLQFIIQQAAVPIIVDAGIGSPADAALAMELGADGVLLNTAVSSAKDPVKMAQAMKLAIEAGRLGYEAGRMPQKRYASASSPAEGMIFS
- the thiS gene encoding sulfur carrier protein ThiS → MNIVINGDAMVLPETVNSVSRLLEHFHLEKKVVIVELNQRILDKSTHAETILTDGDRIEIVHFVGGG
- the thiO gene encoding glycine oxidase ThiO, translating into MRKIYDAVIVGGGINGSSIAFQLAKRGYKVAVLDKGKIAGKASGAAAGILGAQTELAEDGPLFQLACKSRSMYRILIPELEDLSQVHIGYQNKGVYKVAANKEEGQTLKRLIESQQKAGEQAEWFSIDDLIKREPFVSNKLRGAMYIPNDGQVQAYELSLAFAKASIALGAEIYEYTHVSDFILKDEKVYGVRTSQGEFLADSVIVASGAWSRGILERTGLSLPIIPVKGECFSVIPEKPLVQGTIFSHGCYIVPKQSGRLVVGATVKVNSFDEKVTLEGISSLMEKAQNLVPDIAKAEWERAWTGIRPQSADGQPFLGEHPVYRGLYIAAGHFRNGILLAPATGVLMADILEGKTEQPNPFGLSRLEGLVHSSKGVLL
- a CDS encoding thiamine phosphate synthase, with the translated sequence MRKQLHVISDGKLSLEAFAEIAGEVEPFADRFHLREKHRTSRELYEGVKLLCNEGIPIHKIVINDRVDVAWACKTGAHLAFHSLPVRVVKTHFLDMPIGCSVHSSEEAEEAAKQGADYILFGHIFETDSKKGIPPRGTGSLEALKKAVEIPVMAIGGIKPERVPEVLEAGADGIAVMSGILQAKDPAEAAKLFSKKLNEEGKK
- a CDS encoding bifunctional metallophosphatase/5'-nucleotidase, with product MRVLFTLILFSFLGMPLFSGQPAEKEQGDQQGLSEEYHGHVEERTEAPYKQIQLLGINDFHGQLNVTRQVNGRPAGRADYLAAYLRQRASENKNTLLLHAGDMIGASPPVSALLRDEPTIEFLNKMGFDIGTIGNHEFDRGSDELLRLLSGSSPSAAKVYSGSHFPWIAANVISQKSGKPFLPPYKIVNVSGIPIGFIGVITKETSAITAPNSVKDLIFTDEAEAINKYARELKKQGVRAIVVLAHVPGKSEPNGEHARGPLIELAHQADDEVDIIFGGHSHAYLNSVVDGKLLVQAYSYGTAFSDVDIEIDPQTKDIVRKHAEIVNVFQENIQPASDITRMIESYERKVEPSVNRYIGTAAIPITAEQNRSGESALGNLIADSQRAVMNTDFAFINPGGIRANIDAGRVTWGNLYVVLPFSNHLVKMNLTGSQIRDVLNQQWQPNSTRILQISGFSYSWYDSQPSGEKVKDIYLPDGTKLDSDKIYSVTVNTYLADGGDNFTVFRKGTNRVTGPSDIDALVDYIQNSAQPFSSAIEGRIKRID
- a CDS encoding DUF3267 domain-containing protein, with amino-acid sequence MENKKQTVVSISMMKLQVYLFIATIALVFGVLFLHAVIYGGGEMSFDLIGMLLFLAGMAVIVILHEAIHLAGFRYIGGVPWSEMSWGVNLKLGVAYAHAKQPVTVQQMKKVLMLPFIPTGLLPLVLGIVLNMPGLSILGAILTVGCFGDLVLYKKLLKFPNDALVIDHPTKPQFTVYE